The Prosthecobacter algae genome has a segment encoding these proteins:
- a CDS encoding alpha/beta hydrolase, which produces MADHTFRLSSGRTLGFAEHGDPAGVPCFYFHGWPSARVQGALMDEAGRRHGLRFISPDRPGIGLSDFHEGRELKDWPPLLAELAGHLGIDQFHVLGWSGGGPYVLVTALTMPERLLSATIVCGAPPLAFLGYEHMFWMYRLMIRLRHAFPTVLGGLLRVGEKVASGAPDRAPLKWLVGMLGRADRAVLRQPEIFDKVRAGMVEALRRGPRSVIADADIYLSEWGFEVGAIGYPIHFWHGKQDRNIDWRYTEKLAGIMPHTTTEWLEEEGHYSLPVTHLDAILKKALAR; this is translated from the coding sequence ATGGCTGACCATACTTTCCGACTGTCCTCTGGCCGCACGCTGGGCTTTGCTGAGCATGGTGATCCTGCGGGGGTGCCGTGCTTTTACTTTCATGGCTGGCCGAGTGCGCGGGTGCAGGGGGCGCTGATGGATGAGGCGGGGCGGCGGCATGGGCTGCGGTTCATTTCGCCGGACCGGCCGGGGATCGGCCTTTCTGACTTTCATGAGGGGCGGGAGCTGAAGGACTGGCCGCCGCTGCTGGCGGAGCTGGCAGGGCACCTGGGGATCGACCAATTTCACGTGCTGGGCTGGTCTGGCGGCGGGCCGTATGTGCTGGTGACGGCGCTGACGATGCCGGAGCGGCTGCTGAGTGCGACGATCGTGTGCGGGGCACCACCGCTGGCGTTTCTGGGCTATGAGCACATGTTCTGGATGTACCGGCTGATGATCCGCCTGCGCCATGCCTTCCCGACGGTGTTGGGGGGGCTGCTGCGGGTGGGGGAAAAGGTGGCCAGCGGCGCGCCGGACCGGGCACCGCTGAAGTGGCTGGTGGGGATGCTGGGCCGGGCGGACCGGGCGGTGCTGAGGCAGCCGGAGATCTTTGACAAGGTGCGCGCGGGCATGGTGGAGGCGCTGCGCCGGGGCCCGAGGTCGGTCATCGCAGATGCGGACATCTACCTTTCTGAATGGGGCTTTGAGGTGGGGGCCATCGGCTACCCGATCCACTTTTGGCATGGCAAGCAGGACCGCAACATTGACTGGCGCTACACGGAGAAGCTGGCGGGCATCATGCCGCACACGACGACGGAGTGGCTGGAGGAGGAGGGGCACTACTCCCTGCCGGTGACGCACCTGGACGCGATCCTGAAAAAGGCGCTGGCACGGTGA
- a CDS encoding type IV pilus twitching motility protein PilT, whose translation MPIIDNYFQQLIELGGSDLHLSQGQPPKVRVHGSIKAISPDLLTKSTMETMMREICEARAWERYTEKGDLDFAYEMDAEHRFRCNYLKQQNGYGAVFRIIPTKIASLEQLGIPQVVKEFGHMRSGLVLVTGPTGSGKSTTLAALLDYINTNFRRHIITVEEPIEFVHKNKKSIITQREVPIQTPSFADGLRAALRQDADIVLVGEMRDLETISLALTAAETGLLVFGTLHTNNARKTVDRIIDVFPADQQSQVRTMLAASLKGVVAQLLMKKADGKGRVAVNEIMVSTPAVGAIIREGATQKLYDVIIGGKAQGMQFMDDAIWQKLRDGYASPMEAYMKAIDKGRFKAFLPPEMQAVANAGGGEAKK comes from the coding sequence ATGCCGATCATTGACAATTACTTCCAGCAGCTCATCGAGCTGGGCGGATCCGACCTTCACCTCAGCCAGGGGCAGCCACCGAAAGTGCGCGTCCACGGCAGCATCAAAGCCATCTCTCCGGACCTCCTCACGAAGTCCACGATGGAGACGATGATGCGCGAGATCTGCGAAGCCCGTGCCTGGGAACGCTACACCGAAAAGGGCGATCTGGACTTCGCCTATGAAATGGATGCGGAGCACCGCTTTCGCTGCAACTACCTGAAGCAGCAGAACGGCTACGGGGCGGTCTTCCGTATCATTCCCACCAAGATCGCCAGCCTGGAGCAGCTCGGCATCCCGCAGGTGGTGAAGGAATTTGGCCACATGCGCAGCGGCCTGGTGCTGGTGACGGGCCCGACGGGCTCCGGCAAGTCCACGACGCTGGCCGCCCTGCTGGACTACATCAACACGAACTTCCGCCGCCACATCATCACGGTGGAGGAGCCGATCGAGTTCGTGCATAAGAACAAGAAGAGCATCATCACCCAGCGTGAGGTGCCCATCCAGACGCCGAGCTTCGCCGACGGCCTGCGCGCTGCCCTCCGTCAGGATGCGGACATCGTGCTGGTGGGGGAAATGCGAGATCTGGAAACCATCTCCCTGGCCCTCACGGCGGCGGAGACGGGTCTCCTGGTCTTCGGCACCCTGCACACGAACAACGCCCGCAAGACCGTTGACCGTATCATCGACGTGTTCCCGGCGGATCAGCAGAGCCAGGTGCGCACGATGTTGGCTGCCTCCCTGAAAGGCGTGGTGGCCCAGCTCCTCATGAAGAAGGCCGACGGCAAGGGCCGTGTGGCTGTGAATGAGATCATGGTCTCCACCCCAGCCGTGGGTGCCATCATCCGTGAAGGCGCGACCCAGAAGCTTTACGACGTCATCATCGGCGGCAAGGCCCAGGGCATGCAGTTCATGGACGATGCCATCTGGCAGAAGCTGCGCGACGGCTACGCCAGCCCGATGGAGGCGTACATGAAGGCCATCGACAAAGGCCGTTTCAAGGCCTTCCTGCCTCCCGAAATGCAGGCCGTGGCCAACGCCGGCGGCGGCGAGGCGAAGAAGTAA
- a CDS encoding C39 family peptidase, giving the protein MASHPAPRCSPLRFWRTLACLGTLVLTGSLQAQQPAAPARPLDSLTGENVWQTTADQFQQHFAQTGLQWLSEKRDQARFFGPGLSLWQGRLPVTEALINFSPEGQPTRISLSIFNRGDSNSEFMTREKFEALIEAHRATIGQQLGVPSTERGKDKTTTAAAKAPSVTKDSLTANLKREENGDVLIANVPMVDQGPKGYCAVATAERVFKYYGIPVDQHEMAQVADSSSDGGTSPAKMYEALNKLEGRLRVRVRVIENWDYKTFMDMVGDYNKEAKRADKREVSAAPRDGTIYIDEIYGAMDGEVLKTSRIGRDRSGFGKFQRSITGLIDQGIPVMWGVMLGLLPEPEIPQAAGGHMRLIIGYNLKTNEFLYTDSWGAEHALKRMPIPNAYTMTTGIYYMEPMK; this is encoded by the coding sequence ATGGCCTCCCACCCAGCCCCCCGCTGCTCCCCCCTGCGCTTCTGGCGCACCCTCGCCTGCCTCGGCACCCTCGTGCTCACCGGCAGCCTCCAGGCCCAGCAGCCCGCCGCCCCCGCCCGCCCGCTCGATTCCCTCACCGGCGAAAACGTCTGGCAGACCACGGCCGATCAGTTCCAGCAGCACTTCGCCCAGACCGGCCTCCAGTGGCTCTCAGAAAAGCGCGACCAGGCCCGATTCTTCGGCCCCGGACTCAGCCTCTGGCAGGGCCGCCTCCCCGTCACCGAGGCCCTCATCAATTTCAGCCCCGAAGGCCAGCCCACTCGCATCAGCCTCTCCATTTTCAACCGGGGCGACAGTAACAGCGAGTTCATGACCCGCGAGAAATTCGAGGCCCTCATCGAAGCTCACCGTGCCACCATCGGCCAGCAGCTCGGCGTGCCCTCCACGGAGCGCGGCAAGGACAAAACCACCACCGCCGCCGCCAAGGCCCCCTCCGTCACCAAAGACTCCCTCACCGCCAACCTGAAGCGCGAGGAAAATGGCGATGTCCTCATCGCCAACGTCCCCATGGTGGACCAAGGCCCCAAAGGCTACTGCGCCGTCGCCACCGCCGAGCGCGTCTTTAAATACTACGGCATCCCCGTCGATCAGCATGAGATGGCCCAGGTGGCGGATAGCAGCAGCGACGGCGGTACCAGCCCCGCCAAAATGTACGAGGCCCTCAACAAGCTCGAAGGTCGCCTCCGCGTCCGCGTCCGTGTCATCGAAAACTGGGATTATAAAACCTTCATGGACATGGTGGGCGACTACAACAAAGAGGCCAAACGCGCCGACAAACGCGAAGTCAGCGCCGCCCCGCGCGACGGCACCATCTACATTGATGAAATCTACGGCGCCATGGATGGCGAAGTCCTCAAGACCTCCCGCATCGGTCGCGACCGCTCCGGCTTCGGCAAATTCCAGCGCAGCATCACCGGCCTTATTGATCAGGGTATCCCGGTCATGTGGGGCGTCATGCTCGGCCTCCTGCCCGAGCCCGAAATCCCCCAGGCCGCCGGCGGCCACATGCGCCTCATCATCGGCTACAACCTCAAGACCAACGAATTTCTCTACACCGACTCCTGGGGCGCTGAGCACGCCCTCAAGCGCATGCCCATCCCCAACGCCTACACCATGACCACCGGCATCTACTACATGGAGCCGATGAAGTAA